A window of the Labeo rohita strain BAU-BD-2019 chromosome 1, IGBB_LRoh.1.0, whole genome shotgun sequence genome harbors these coding sequences:
- the cenpe gene encoding centromere-associated protein E isoform X1 yields MTEESAVKVCVRVRPLIKREESESSEPVQLYWRADRQAIHQLDDDGAQTKSYSFDRVFSAEETTAQLYQDIAKPLVVSAVEGYNGTIFAYGQTSSGKTFTMMGSEHNSGVIPLAMADVFKTIKNCPKKEFLLRVSYMEIYNETVTDLLCDSWKRKPLEIREGNYKNVYVADLTEELVTSPEQALSWITKGEKNRHYGKTKMNQRSSRSHTIFRMILESRERSDPASGENADGAIIVSHLNLVDLAGAERASQTGAEGARFKEGCNINRSLFTLGQVIKKLSDESQKGFLNYRDSKLTRILQNSLGGNAKTVIICTITPATVDETVSTLQFASAAKRMKNDPHVTEVSDEGALLRRYRNEIVDLKRRLQEVSSVTQTTATERESLCQLLQEKDQLQREQEDRIKNLTKLLVTASNVALVPKVPKRRVTWGGKLLRSAHLLNEDLASSEMSFAEPYIKKRRADFSLADVGEDMDEFDSRFDFTALDEPNMDMEMSSITVRSSSEGSQFLDSPRASELTVKVASLEHQLEAETRSKQKAEEMSAELQLKISELQKKLEDQAAPSEEEKTVSELEKQMEALQSQLETEVQERQKAEERNSSLELKVAELEKPSEALLRAQHMCEQLRKDLEEAIQLCETVGFEKDAVIAERDLIKHTLQLVNEDLESLKAEKDSLQKDKDALQKDIDERKDADEFEKLEQESKREYERELEAENSKLQQELKQSEDMIQKLKAELVTMSSELQKKTDLNTELQSFSDKDLVQEVTRLRRSLDDAECLSLETKKEWAFLRSENISLKERDVTLTTDHEKMEAEVKMLQDKLEQEKSRFKKMQTDLQKELMCAFDENTKLTSLLDGKVPKNLTDNLTLEKTVSDLRKELDQSHEREQCLQSKMEVLETLPVKVDELQKHVCGLSEELCSVREERDALISAQSSLNEDHRRLKDETSTAQDQLLKMESDLVDAQLKEAELIQQLTETSERLQSIQTDLQHVTQENSTLLASLEEATQKSGQLSAELESVCAERDVLLSEKMEEVQSDPDEMEKLRHAISSITEEREQLQEILQGLRDERDQLKRDMEENVEMMIETQAELREAQEKVKELQGKLHNLESQRVQMVDQHEDQKNGEDGQLDTLQDQIKQLTEELSAAVGENERLLSERSDHHEQSDVMEKMKADVTALTEERDQLQERLQQLEKDDVQMKAHLEEKNDMILQIQSELQEQQQRLNQEQPDSSEENNAQIQQIQTLKEELETLLEQRNQLTLNLQEASQQVCGLSEELRCVREERDALISAQSSLNEDHQRLKDETSTAQDQLLKMESDLVDAQLKEAELIQQLTETSERLQSIQTDLQHVTQENSTLLASLEEATQKSGQLSAELESVCAERDVLLSEKMEEVQSNPDEMEKLRHAISSITEEREQLQEILQGLRDERDQLKRDLEDTNGMLMQVQQERSGPQPETQHDELLQQMQQLKEELDAVNEEKNQLKSDLQENVEMMIENQEELRGALEKVKDLQNTVQELESQRTLLESKMQDSENTSQQLQELQDQVKQLREELESVCCERERLLSERSMNTLNDTDVMEQMKANISALTEERDQLQQMLQGLRDEVEQLRREQQDGDQTIVQLRSELKSVCAERDSASSERTRDMEEMSSRMSAVTEERDQLLETLQRLTDESEQFKREQQQQDEMLVQVREQLQTACAERDHLLSEKNKSDLENTLLEEVQTSLASVTEEREQLLEILKVNREEKNQLRRDLEEKEETLLQLQEELLSSSAEKDRLHSERTEKQQEKLAELKTAEANITALTEERDRLLETLKGVRDEREQLKRDQLEKSEMMVQLRLELQSVCAERDRLMAERDSACNQSSSSTSMTCLSEGGDLQEILQGVRELIQVQGELKQKKHQVSGQMSPTEKQKAQLEQIQALSEEMESLRSQRVVLRKDLQEAAATSKMYQDLLHVTKEELKQQQKENTELMEQSAVKEAQLQQQLSQMSEDLSALRDQHNTDIRNLQSNLTSLTKEKDELQNMLKRTREEGEQLRRDLQKSEETRNQLTEELESLLGMKDQLENDKTHAEHVLESLRDVTKERDQLKRELEGKIEKLTHIESKAEQLEKQKILLESEVHSLSQSLIEVNCSVSSDQSNLQSKHTSAHLIPEIDASTEKLQAAFAKLQLIIDRPTDALVEVNRDEWAVIYQLVRFIPKEQRTVHYIHTKKTTRLNHVLIKIAETYRRLAQRYKTHFETEVQRDVASFEESRLQDLLMLTAQSPSRAFRALQDDFQQVWDQRLTHLLERRQQYLQTLEAGLRFLEDGLAKHAVMVSEEHQHRTRELEQLRCLLGSPQTAAIVQLHERQITRRTKATDHLNTFYFALLDQCETAASPLRSASAESEQRLEDQRRETLTLLQGQHGTLPKTEAELLQDYQRVSLQLQQTQKQMEEIQAQMKELKVQADTSNLQLQELSVQLKEKEVLIQSLRDKLKQSEILAKRSMTPEAAEFAALKDKLVKMELDHIAVTTRHEKEVAQMTSMLEHRADVIRKLKETLRQMQQDDEQSFADTDDFDLKLGTNSRAVTSVKEKKMEELQKKNAQFESLVSKQQEEINKWKRRAYKMKESKRDAPCTPTKRHPPLTETEVNSPKKAFLDSPKSKFFDVRSSVPITLNHPTQFFDNSSLGTVSEVSCTPAEPVVEFSDSDEEDSSSSAAHASNAAAVDDWWQIPNASPAKADATANANACPTQ; encoded by the exons ATGACGGAAGAATCCGCAGTAAAAGTGTGTGTTAGGGTCAGACCTCTTATTAAAAG AGAGGAGTCTGAGAGTTCAGAGCCAGTGCAGCTCTACTGGAGAGCCGACAGACAGGCCATCCATCAGCTGGATGATGATGGAGCTCAAACCAAGAGCTACAGCTTCG ACCGTGTGTTCAGTGCTGAAGAGACCACCGCTCAGCTCTACCAAGACATCGCGAAACCGCTCGTCGTGTCAGCCGTTGAAGGCTATAATG GCACGATATTTGCCTACGGACAGACATCTTCTGGAAAGACCTTCACCATGATGGGAAGTGAGCATAACTCTGGAGTGATTCCTCTCGCCATGGCAGATGTCttcaaaactattaaaaat TGTCCAAAGAAGGAGTTTCTCCTGCGTGTCAGCTATATGGAAATCTACAATGAAACGGTCACAGATTTGCTCTGCGACAGCTGGAAAAGGAAACCCCTGGAAATTCGTGAAGGAAACTAC AAAAATGTGTATGTGGCTGATCTGACAGAGGAGCTGGTGACATCTCCGGAACAAGCCCTGTCCTggatcaccaaaggagaaa AAAACCGACATTATGGAAAAACCAAAATGAACCAGCGTAGCAGCCGCTCTCACACTATCTTCCGCATG ATCTTGGAGAGCCGGGAGAGAAGTGACCCAGCGTCTGGTGAAAATGCTGATGGAGCCATCATAGTGTCACACCTG AATCTGGTGGATCTTGCTGGTGCTGAACGAGCGAGTCAAACGGGGGCTGAGG GAGCCCGCTTTAAAGAAGGGTGCAACATAAACCGCAGTTTGTTCACACTGGGTCAAGTCATTAAGAAATTATCTGATGAGAGTCAGAA GGGCTTCTTGAATTACAGAGACAGTAAACTCACTCGAATCCTTCAGAACTCTTTGGGTGGCAATGCCAAAACTGTCATTATTTGCACCATCACCCCAGCCACTGTTGACGAGACCGTCAGCACCTTACAG TTTGCTAGCGCTGCAAAGCGCATGAAGAACGACCCTCACGTCACAGAGGTCTCTGATGAAGGCGCTCTCTTGAGAAGATACCGCAACGAGATCGTTGATCTCAAACGGCGTCTGCAAGAG GTTTCCTCTGTCACACAAACAACTGCGACCGAGCGAGAGTCGCTGTGTCAGCTTCTGCAGGAGAAAGACCAGCTCCAGAGAGAGCAGGAGGACAGGATCAAGAATTTAACCAAGCTGCTAGTTACTGCCTCAAATGTCGCCCTAGTCCCTAAG gtTCCTAAGAGGAGAGTGACGTGGGGAGGGAAACTGTTGAGATCTGCTCATCTCCTCAATGAAGATCTTGCCTCGTCGGAAATGAGCTTTGCAGAGCCGTACATCAAAAAGAGAAGAGCTGACTTCTCTCTGGCAGATGTGGGAGAGG aTATGGATGAGTTTGACAGTCGCTTTGATTTCACTGCTCTGGATGAACCCAACATGGACATGGAGATGAGCAGCATCACTGTCCGCAGCTCCTCTGAAGG GAGTCAGTTCTTGGACTCCCCCCGAGCGAGTGAGCTGACGGTGAAGGTGGCATCTCTAGAGCATCAGCTGGAGGCAGAGACTCGGAGTAAACAGAAAGCAGAGGAGATGAGCGCTGAACTCCAGCTGAAGATCTCTGAGCTGCAGAAGAAGCTGGAGGATCAAGCCGCACCTTCAGAGGAAGAGAAGACCGTCTCTGAGCTGGAGAAACAGATGGAGGCACTGCAGAGTCAACTGGAGACGGAGGTTCAGGAGAGACAGAAGGCTGAGGAGAGAAATTCCTCACTGGAACTGAAGGTGGCAGAGCTGGAGAAACCTTCAGAAGCTCTCCTGCGCGCTCAGCACATGTGCGAACAG CTGAGAAAAGATCTGGAAGAGGCCATTCAGCTCTGCGAGACTGTCGGATTTGAGAAG gATGCTGTCATTGCTGAGCGAGACCTGATCAAACACACGCTTCAGCTGGTGAATGAAGATCTGGAGAGTCTGAAGGCAGAGAAAGACTCACTTCAGAAAGATAAAGATGCTCTGCAGAAGGACATTGATGAGAGGaaagatgcagatgagtttgaGAAACTGGAGCAGGAGAGCAAAAGAGAGTATGAG AGAGAACTGGAGGCTGAAAACTCCAAACTGCAGCAGGAGTTAAAACAATCAGAAGACATGATCCAGAAACTGAAG GCTGAGCTGGTGACAATGTCATCAGAGCTTCAGAAGAAGACAGACCTGAACACTGAGCTACAGAGTTTT AGTGACAAGGATCTTGTCCAGGAAGTGACACGGCTTCGGCGTTCTCTTGATGATGCCGAGTGTCTCAGTTTGGAGACCAAGAAAGAATGGGCCTTCCTGCGGAGCGAGAACATTTCGCTTAAAGAGAGAGAC GTAACCCTGACTACAGACCATGAGAAGATGGAAGCTGAGGTGAAGATGCTTCAGGACAAGCTGGAGCAGGAGAAGTCTCGCTTTAAGAAGATGCAAACGGATCTTCAAAAAGAACTAATGTGTGCCTTCGATGAGAACACCAAACTGACTTCTCTGCTAGATGGAAAAGTGCCAAAAA ATCTGACAGATAATCTTACGTTGGAGAAAACTGTATCTGACTTGCGTAAGGAGCTTGATCAGAGCCACGAGAGGGAGCAGTGTCTTCAGAGTAAGATGGAAGTGTTGGAGACCCTTCCTGTCAAAGTGGATGAGCTACAGAAACAT GTGTGCGGTCTGTCAGAAGAGCTGTGTTCTGTTAGAGAGGAGAGAGACGCTTTGATATCCGCTCAGTCCAGTTTGAACGAAGATCACCGGAGACTGAAAGACGAGACGTCTACAGCTCAGGATCAGCTGCTGAAGATGGAGAGCGATCTGGTTGACGCTCAGCTGAAGGAAGCAGAACTGATCCAACAGCTCACAGAGACGTCAGAACGGCTCCAGAGCATCCAGACGGATCTCCAGCACGTCACGCAGGAGAACAGCACACTGCTCGCGTCATTAGAAGAGGCCACGCAGAAG TCGGGGCAGTTGAGCGCAGAGCTGGAGTCTGTTTGCGCTGAGAGAGATGTGCTTCTGTCTGAGAAGATGGAGGAAGTTCAGAGCGACCCGGATGAGATGGAGAAGCTACGACACGCTATCAGCTCGATAACTGAAGAGCGAGAGCAGCTCCAGGAGATTCTGCAGGGCCTGAGAGACGAGAGAGACCAGCTCAAGAGGGACATGGAGGAAAATGTGGAGATG ATGATTGAGACTCAAGCAGAGCTGAGAGAGGCTCAGGAGAAGGTGAAGGAACTTCAGGGAAAACTTCACAACCTGGAATCACAGAGAGTTCAGATGGTCGACCAACATGAGGACCAGAAGAACGGTGAAGATGGACAGCTGGATACACTACAAGATCAG ATAAAGCAGCTGACAGAAGAGCTCAGCGCTGCTGTTGGTGAGAACGAGCGTCTGCTGTCTGAGAGATCGGACCATCATGAGCAGTCAGACGTGATGGAGAAGATGAAAGCAGATGTCACAGCTTTAACAGAAGAGAGAGATCAGCTTCAGGAGAGACTACAGCAGCTTGAAAAAGACGATGTTCAGATGAAAGCACATCTGGAAGAGAAAAATGATATG ATTCTGCAGATTCAGTCCGAGTTGCAAGAACAGCAGCAGCGTTTGAACCAAGAACAACCAGATTCCAGTGAGGAGAACAACGCTCAGATACAGCAG ATCCAGACACTAAAGGAAGAGCTTGAGACTTTATTAGAGCAGAGAAACCAGCTGACATTAAACCTTCAAGAGGCATCTCAACAG GTGTGCGGTCTGTCAGAAGAGCTGCGTTGTGTTAGAGAGGAGAGAGACGCTTTGATATCTGCTCAGTCCAGTTTGAACGAAGATCATCAGAGGCTGAAAGACGAGACGTCTACAGCTCAGGATCAGCTGCTGAAGATGGAGAGCGATCTGGTTGACGCTCAGCTGAAGGAAGCAGAACTGATCCAACAGCTCACAGAGACGTCAGAACGGCTCCAGAGCATCCAGACGGATCTCCAGCACGTCACGCAGGAGAACAGCACACTGCTCGCGTCATTAGAAGAGGCCACGCAGAAG TCGGGGCAGTTGAGCGCAGAGCTGGAGTCTGTTTGTGCCGAGAGAGACGTGCTTCTGTCTGAGAAGATGGAGGAAGTTCAAAGCAACCCGGATGAGATGGAGAAGCTGCGACACGCTATCAGCTCAATAACTGAAGAGCGAGAGCAGCTCCAGGAGATTCTGCAGGGCCTGAGAGATGAGAGAGACCAGCTCAAGAGGGACCTTGAAGACACTAATGGGATG CTTATGCAGGTTCAGCAGGAACGCAGCGGCCCACAACCAGAGACACAGCATGATGAACTCCTCCAGCAG ATGCAGCAGCTTAAAGAGGAGCTGGACGCTGTGAATGAGGAGAAGAACCAGTTAAAATCTGATCTACAGGAGAATGTCGAAATG ATGATTGAAAATCAAGAGGAGTTGAGAGGAGCTCTTGAGAAGGTAAAAGATCTTCAGAACACCGTTCAAGAGCTGGAGTCTCAGCGAACGCTCTTGGAGTCTAAAATGCAGGACTCTGAAAACACATCACAGCAGCTGCAGGAGCTTCAGGATCAG GTAAAGCAGCTGAGAGAGGAGTTAGAGAGCGTGTGCTGTGAGCGAGAGCGTCTGCTGTCTGAGCGCTCCATGAACACACTCAATGACACTGACGTGATGGAGCAGATGAAGGCCAACATCAGCGCTCTGACGGAGGAGCGAGACCAGCTCCAGCAGATGCTGCAGGGCCTCAGAGACGAGGTGGAGCAGCTGAGGAGAGAACAGCAGGATGGAGACCAGACG ATAGTCCAGTTGAGGTCAGAGCTCAAGTCCGTCTGTGCCGAGAGAGACAGTGCATCGTCTGAAAGAACCAGAGACATGGAGGAGATGAGCTCCAGAATGAGTGCTGTGACTGAGGAGCGAGATCAGCTCCTGGAGACTCTACAGCGGCTCACAGATGAGAGCGAGCAGTTCAAGAGAGAACAGCAGCAACAGGACGAGATG CTGGTCCAAGTTCGTGAGCAGCTCCAGACGGCCTGTGCCGAGAGAGACCATCTGCTGTCTGAGAAGAACAAGAGCGATCTGGAGAACACGCTTCTAGAGGAAGTGCAGACCAGCCTAGCCTCTGTCACTGAGGAGAGAGAGCAGCTCCTGGAGATCCTGAAGGTCAACAGAGAGGAGAAGAACCAGTTGAGGAGAGACCTGGAGGAGAAGGAAGAGACT ttgcTGCAGCTACAAGAAGAGCTTCTGTCGTCTTCTGCAGAGAAGGATCGGCTGCATTCTGAAAGAACCGAAAAGCAGCAGGAGAAGCTAGCAGAGCTGAAGACGGCTGAAGCTAACATCACCGCTCTGACTGAAGAGAGAGACCGGCTGCTGGAGACACTGAAGGGTGTGAGAGACGAGAGAGAGCAGCTGAAGAGAGACCAGCTGGAAAAGAGCGAGATG ATGGTGCAGTTGAGACTGGAGCTGCAGTCAGTTTGTGCCGAGAGAGATCGCCTGATGGCAGAGAGAGATTCTGCATGCAACCAGTCCAGCTCGTCCACCAGCATGACATGTCTGAGTGAGGGAGGAGACCTTCAAGAGATCCTGCAGGGTGTTCGAGAG CTGATCCAAGTCCAAGGAGAGCTCAAACAGAAGAAACATCAAGTGTCTGGTCAGATGAGTCCAACAGAGAAGCAGAAAGCCCAGCTTGAGCAG ATTCAAGCTCTCAGTGAGGAGATGGAGTCTCTGAGGAGTCAGAGGGTGGTGCTCAGGAAAGACCTTCAGGAGGCGGCTGCGACT TCTAAAATGTATCAGGATTTGCTGCACGTTACTAAGGAGGAACTGAAGCAACAGCAGAAAGAGAACACAGAACTGATGGAGCAGAGTGCTGTGAAAGAAGCTCAGCTTCAGCAGCAG CTGAGTCAGATGAGTGAAGATCTCTCAGCTTTACGAGACCAGCACAACACAGACATCCGAAACCTCCAATCAAACCTCACCTCACTTACAAAAGAGAAGGATGAACTCCAGAACATGCTGAAGAGAACCAGAGAGGAGGGAGAACAACTGAGACGGGATCTTCAGAAGAGTGAGGAGACG AGAAACCAGCTGACAGAGGAGCTCGAGTCTCTCCTGGGCATGAAGGATCAGCTGGAGAATGATAAAACCCATGCTGAGCACGTCCTTGAGTCTTTAAGAGACGTCACGAAAGAGAGGGATCAGCTCAAACGAGAACTAGAGGGAAAGATAGAGAAG CTGACGCACATTGAATCAAAAGCAGAGCAGCTGGAAAAGCAGAAGATCCTGCTGGAATCTGAAGTCCATTCCCTTAGTCAG TCTCTCATTGAGGTGAACTGCAGCGTGTCTTCTGATCAGAGTAACCTACAGTCCAAACACACATCTGCACATCTGATTCCTGAGATTGACGCGTCTACTGAGAAGCTCCAG GCGGCCTTTGCGAAGCTCCAGCTCATCATCGACCGTCCCACTGATGCTTTAGTCGAAGTGAACCGTGACGAATGGGCCGTGATCTATCAGCTGGTGCGGTTCATTCCAAAGGAGCAGAGAACAGTCCACTATATACACACGAAGAAAACAACCAGACTGAACCACGTGCTGATCAAGATTGCG GAGACATACAGGAGACTGGCACAGCGCTACAAGACGCACTTTGAGACGGAGGTGCAGCGTGACGTGGCCTCGTTCGAGGAGTCTCGACTGCAGGACCTCCTCATGCTCACGGCTCAGTCTCCGTCACGGGCTTTCCGAGCGCTCCAGGATGACTTCCAGCAGGTCTGGGATCAGAGACTGACACATCTGTTGGAAAGACGGCAGCAGTACCTGCAG ACGCTGGAGGCTGGTCTAAGGTTTCTGGAGGACGGTTTAGCCAAACACGCAGTGATGGTGTCAGAGGAGCATCAGCACAGAACCCGTGAGCTGGAGCAGCTCAGATGTCTGCTGGGATCTCCTCAGACCGCTGCTATCGTACAGCTGCACGAGAGACAAATCACTCGCCGCACCAAAGCGACCGACCATCTGAACACGTTTTATTTT GCTCTGTTGGATCAATGTGAGACTGCAGCCTCACCCCTCAGGTCGGCCTCTGCCGAGTCTGAGCAGCGGCTGGAGGATCAGAGAAGAGagactttaactctgcttcaagGCCAACACGGCACCCTGCCCAAAACTGAGGCTGAGCTTCTGCAGGACTATCAGCGCGTGTCACTGCAGCTGCAGCAGACACAGAAACAGATGGAG GAGATTCAGGCGCAGATGAAGGAACTGAAGGTCCAAGCTGACACCTCAAATCTTCAGCTCCAGGAGCTCAGTGTCCAGCTGAAGGAGAAGGAAGTCCTCATTCAGAGCTTGCGAGACAAACTTAAACAGTCAGAG